The window ACTATGGCTCAAGCATGTTCACAGACAACACAAATTTCATAAGAGTATGAAAACAAAACCAGGCACCGACTGCTTACCAGCGAACTGGATTTTCCAACTCAACGATAGGCTTCAAGGTTAATGGGCAATGCATATTTAGGATGCTGTTCTGGGTGCTGGTCATAACAAGTTCCTCTTGTTCGTCACCAGGCATCGGTTGACCTGCATGGTGAACGTCCTGCAGAGACAGAGCACAAGCACACAAAAGGTCAGGCACTTTGAAATCACACACAAACAGACACATTCTTCGCCATAGTATCCCAAAGGAAGCTAAACAACTTCCGTGCGCATCTTTGGTGAAGGACCTCGCCTAGGAAATGCATCTACAGCACACAATTGCAGATAATCTTCAGAACAATCAGAAATAAGAGTCTCTGAAGCACATACCCAAACAGCCTCTTTGAACTGCCGTATGAGCTGGTCCTTGTGTCCCGACGATCGCGAGGTCCCCTTGACCTTGTCAACCTCCGCATCGATCAGCTTTCTGAAATCAGTGGCCTTCCCAAACCAACAGAGTGCAGACAGTTAGCCCAAATTTCCCCAATCCGAACGCCCCCACACAGAAGCGCACCTGGTCGGACGGCTGGTACGCCCCGGGCACCTTCTTGACCGCCTCGGCGAGGTACGCGCAGTCCTCGTACGAGGCCACCAGCTCCTGCACCGCATCCTCGAGCTGCTTCACCTGCAGAAATCCATGCGGCTCGGGGGGTTAGGGGATTCGAGGGGAGGCGCGGGATTTGGGGGCTAATGGGGAGCGGTGGCGTGCCTTGTCGGGCTTGCCGGCCCTCTCGTACTCCACGGCGAGGGACTTCATGGAGCTGAGCGCCTTGCGCATGTCCTGCGGATTTGGGGAATTTTGGGAGGGGTTAGGGTTTTGCGGGATGAAATCGGAGGTGGGATTGGtagggggagagagggaaggggcAAAGGGGTTCTTACCAGGACGAGGGTTTGGGCCTCCGCCGAGGTAGTGTCGGCCGCGGTGGCGAGCTTCGTGGCCGCCGACGACATCTCCGGCGAACTTCCGCGGTTCCCCTTTTTTTTCTCCGCGAAGGAACGGAGGGAAACTGGACTGCAGGAGCTTTTTTTTTTTTAGACAACCTCGCGAAACTTTATTAACCCGTCGCAACGTTTACAGGGACTGCCGGAGCTGTGGACTATAGCATGTATACGAGGCCCAGGAGTATTTCTTAGTGGGCTGCAGAGTAGTCCAGGCAGTACAGGCGTTCCTTGAGGGAAATATTTTGGGTATGAGGCCACTAGGCCAGCCCAAAGTGCTCAAAAATAAAAACTAGGCCAGCCCAAATTGGCCTTCAAATTATTCTCTGCAAGAAATTCTTGGCATGTTCTGGAAAATGTATTCTTGTCAGCCGATCGAAAATTTTGACCTAATCACTCGATCAAGcattttgtcacaattatcttGTAACTCTATTTGATTCCTTGTTGCTAGTCCGCACTGGTGTAGTTGGGTTGGAAAAACAACTCAGACACCCATGAGTTTAAAAATTACTCAAAAACTCAGCTTTATATTGATACACTGATAAGCCTGGTCGAGTTTAACAAGTATTTATGCAGAAACCGTTCAACAAGTTGTGTTACGGAGTACTACCCGTTAGGCTCGCGTAGCTTGTAATATAATGTGAAATGGTAGTGTCAGATCTTTCATGTTTCATGCAAAATTGTTGATTGATAAATTTTTGGAAATAAATTGTAACTGTGTAGCATTTGGTTGCCCTATAGTATTGATAATAATATATTCACATGGATGACTAGACCTACAAATAAGTTTTACTGTGTATATCAAGAAATTATCAGCTTCAAGGCAGCTCGATCCTTTATCGAATCAGTCGCCCTAGGCTTTGAACTCACTAGTCGAGCCGCTCGCTCACTTACTAAATGTTTTCCTCCTTTCTTCTTTCACAAGTCACGAGCGACTCCCACATGAGGGTGTCCTCACCTCCATTGGTATCGCCGCCGATCTGCCTTATCTCCGGTGGACTTAGGAACATGGGGCACGGTGGTAGTGGCGGACCGTGCAACAAAAGATTGGGCAGGCCAAACTGCAAGAGATTGCTCGTGGTTGCCTTTTTCTGGGCCCATGGATTGGTTGTTAATAATAGGGGAAATGATAAGGGTGGGCCATGGCCTATGTAGCCTTGTTGTAGTTCCGCATTACACGGTGGATCTCCACCCTTGCCGGGATGAGGGCTCCTACTCCGTTTTAGATGTTTTTTTGTTTGTTTATGTTTTGTGTCCTACTCAAGAAGATGCGACAGCGGTAGTTTAATGATGGAATAAGGTTATCCTGCCTAGCCCCCGGTCTGGCGATGCCTCTAGAGTCGTTGGAAGGCGTGTGGGGGTGTGTCTCCCACTGATCTCGC is drawn from Aegilops tauschii subsp. strangulata cultivar AL8/78 chromosome 1, Aet v6.0, whole genome shotgun sequence and contains these coding sequences:
- the LOC109743603 gene encoding E3 SUMO-protein ligase MMS21, translated to MSSAATKLATAADTTSAEAQTLVLDMRKALSSMKSLAVEYERAGKPDKVKQLEDAVQELVASYEDCAYLAEAVKKVPGAYQPSDQATDFRKLIDAEVDKVKGTSRSSGHKDQLIRQFKEAVWDVHHAGQPMPGDEQEELVMTSTQNSILNMHCPLTLKPIVELENPVRCMDCRHIYDKDPIMSHIRRSKAPNCPVAGCPAVLQVARIFCDTFLRMEIEELRSSRPSAPNATEVEDISDQGEDEAEDLMDDDEDE